From Chryseobacterium joostei, the proteins below share one genomic window:
- a CDS encoding heavy metal translocating P-type ATPase, which produces MEQQYKILGMTCSGCQKKISNQLNSIDGVKADVNLENNTATITSDHEVELSVLNDALAEIGKYRLEDPNNPEKAFVKPQDRVSPSSVYYCPMECEGDKVYFKQGERCPDCNMYLVPIEEKLAKDPNHKPTYSSTNLPENFKSSVGKYYCPMFCEGDKVYDEKGDCPVCHMHLEEITNDLAKNAGEHHQHSHSHAHNHNHSHHHEAPKVTDEMAGKYYCPMYCEGDKTYDSNVGCPVCGMDLVKYPEKKTAKYTCPMHPEIIRDEPGDCPICGMDLVRMPDNADDEEDETYNILKRKFITSLAFTIPVFILSMGGMFINFPFSHQIQGYIELALTLPVMFYSGWFLLKRGWVSFKTWNLNMFSLIALGVAAAFIFSIAALAFPDIIPHEIRGHNHEIPLYFEAVCVILTLVILGQLMEAAAHKKTGNAIKELMNLSPDEANLIVNGEEKRVLLSQVKIGDILKVKPGEKIPVDGKITEGNSIVDESMITGEPIPVEKSVDEKVSSGTINGNQVFIMKAEKVGDETLLSQIIKMVNEASRSRAPIQKLTDKVSKVFVPVVILIAALTFVSWLFFGPEGKRSLFAFVNAVAVLIVACPCALGLATPMSLMVGIGKGAKNGILIKNAEALEQMNKVNVLITDKTGTLTEGKPSVEYIETVNNEDKKQLLKLAFSLNQNSEHPLSSAVIKRAKEEKISAEKVDQFENVSGKGIKGNINGKTAYLGNENLLTSHQIQIPNELKQKAIEVQSKAHTISYIAQDHQVLGFISFTDKIKASSKKAVERLMSEGVDIIMMTGDNEHTAKAVAAELGIKHFKANCLPEDKLNEVKKLQQQGKVVAMTGDGINDSPALAQSDIGIAMGTGTDVAIESAEVTLLKGDILGVAKAKLLSEKLLKNIKENLFFAFIYNVLGIPVAAGLLYPFFGILLSPMIAAAAMSVSSLSVILNSLRLDSVDLDIK; this is translated from the coding sequence ATGGAACAACAGTATAAAATTCTCGGAATGACCTGTTCCGGTTGCCAGAAAAAGATATCTAACCAACTGAACAGTATAGACGGGGTAAAGGCTGATGTAAATCTGGAAAACAATACCGCAACAATTACTTCTGACCACGAAGTTGAACTTTCAGTTTTAAACGATGCATTAGCAGAGATAGGAAAATACAGACTTGAAGACCCTAACAATCCTGAAAAAGCATTTGTAAAACCTCAGGATCGTGTCTCTCCATCCTCAGTATATTATTGCCCAATGGAATGCGAGGGAGACAAAGTATACTTCAAGCAAGGCGAAAGATGTCCGGATTGTAATATGTACTTAGTTCCTATTGAAGAGAAACTAGCTAAGGACCCTAACCACAAACCCACATATTCATCCACCAATCTTCCTGAAAATTTCAAAAGCAGTGTTGGAAAATACTATTGCCCGATGTTTTGTGAGGGAGATAAGGTATATGATGAAAAAGGAGATTGTCCCGTATGCCATATGCATTTAGAAGAGATTACAAACGATCTTGCAAAAAATGCAGGCGAACACCATCAACACTCGCATTCACATGCCCACAATCATAACCACAGCCATCATCATGAAGCCCCGAAGGTTACAGATGAAATGGCCGGAAAATATTATTGCCCAATGTATTGCGAGGGAGACAAAACTTATGACTCCAATGTAGGATGTCCGGTGTGCGGGATGGATCTTGTAAAATATCCTGAAAAGAAAACAGCAAAGTACACCTGTCCGATGCATCCTGAGATTATCCGAGATGAACCCGGAGACTGCCCAATCTGCGGAATGGACCTGGTAAGAATGCCCGACAACGCAGACGATGAAGAAGATGAAACCTATAATATTCTAAAAAGAAAATTCATCACCTCACTGGCGTTTACAATTCCTGTTTTCATTCTTTCAATGGGCGGAATGTTTATTAATTTTCCTTTTTCTCATCAGATTCAGGGATACATTGAACTAGCTTTAACGCTTCCTGTTATGTTCTATTCAGGTTGGTTTCTGCTGAAAAGAGGCTGGGTATCATTTAAAACATGGAACCTTAACATGTTCAGTCTTATCGCACTGGGAGTGGCAGCAGCATTTATTTTCAGTATTGCAGCATTGGCTTTTCCTGATATTATTCCACATGAAATCAGAGGACATAATCATGAAATTCCATTATATTTTGAAGCGGTTTGCGTCATCCTAACCCTTGTTATTTTAGGACAGTTAATGGAAGCCGCAGCCCATAAAAAGACAGGAAACGCCATCAAGGAACTGATGAATTTATCACCAGATGAAGCCAATCTGATTGTGAATGGGGAAGAAAAAAGAGTTTTACTTTCACAGGTAAAAATCGGAGATATATTAAAGGTTAAACCGGGTGAAAAAATTCCTGTTGACGGAAAAATTACAGAGGGAAATTCTATTGTAGATGAAAGCATGATTACGGGAGAACCCATTCCTGTTGAAAAAAGTGTGGACGAAAAGGTTTCCTCAGGAACCATTAACGGGAATCAGGTCTTTATTATGAAAGCTGAAAAGGTAGGTGACGAAACTCTCCTTTCTCAGATTATTAAAATGGTCAATGAAGCAAGCCGCAGCAGGGCTCCTATCCAAAAGCTTACAGATAAGGTTTCAAAAGTATTTGTTCCTGTAGTAATCCTTATTGCGGCACTTACCTTTGTATCATGGCTGTTTTTCGGTCCGGAAGGGAAAAGAAGCTTATTCGCTTTTGTTAATGCAGTAGCAGTTTTAATTGTAGCCTGTCCGTGTGCTCTAGGCTTAGCCACTCCAATGTCCTTAATGGTAGGAATTGGAAAAGGTGCCAAAAATGGTATTCTGATTAAAAACGCAGAAGCTCTTGAACAAATGAACAAGGTCAATGTTTTAATCACTGATAAAACAGGAACTTTAACGGAAGGAAAACCTTCTGTAGAATATATTGAAACTGTCAATAATGAGGACAAGAAACAGCTTTTAAAGCTTGCATTTTCCTTAAATCAAAATTCTGAGCACCCACTTTCCAGTGCTGTGATCAAAAGGGCAAAGGAAGAGAAGATATCAGCAGAAAAAGTAGATCAGTTTGAAAATGTTTCAGGTAAGGGAATAAAAGGAAACATCAATGGTAAAACAGCTTACCTTGGAAACGAAAACCTATTAACCTCCCACCAGATTCAGATTCCAAACGAGTTGAAACAAAAAGCAATTGAAGTACAATCAAAAGCACATACCATTTCCTATATCGCACAGGATCATCAGGTTTTAGGGTTCATCAGCTTTACAGATAAAATTAAAGCCAGCTCCAAAAAGGCTGTAGAACGATTAATGAGTGAAGGGGTTGACATTATTATGATGACCGGAGACAATGAGCACACCGCAAAAGCTGTTGCCGCAGAACTTGGAATCAAGCACTTTAAAGCAAACTGTCTTCCGGAGGATAAATTAAATGAGGTAAAAAAATTACAGCAACAAGGAAAAGTTGTAGCCATGACCGGTGACGGAATCAATGACTCCCCTGCTCTTGCCCAGTCAGATATAGGAATTGCAATGGGAACCGGTACTGATGTTGCCATAGAAAGTGCAGAAGTCACTTTATTGAAAGGAGATATCCTTGGAGTAGCAAAGGCAAAACTCTTAAGTGAAAAGCTTCTTAAAAACATCAAAGAAAACCTGTTCTTTGCATTTATCTATAACGTATTGGGAATCCCGGTTGCAGCAGGATTATTGTATCCTTTCTTTGGAATTCTATTGTCTCCGATGATTGCAGCAGCAGCCATGAGTGTAAGCTCACTATCTGTGATATTAAATTCATTGAGATTAGATTCAGTAGATCTGGATATAAAATAG
- a CDS encoding helix-turn-helix domain-containing protein, with protein sequence MKIFIKNMVCSRCIAAVETIFSNADVKTSSVILGEVETDAEIPVGTMQSIEEKLLETGFERIMDSAHQLVEKIKNLIIVKVRELDIDEDFLLSEFLSSKLHKDYSSLSKTFSQNENITLEQFFILQKIEKVKELLLYNEFNLTEIAGKLGYKSVQHLSSQFRNVTGFTPTEFKKLKDHHRKPLDNL encoded by the coding sequence ATGAAGATTTTCATAAAGAACATGGTCTGTAGCAGGTGTATTGCTGCTGTGGAAACAATCTTTAGTAATGCGGATGTAAAAACAAGCTCCGTTATACTGGGAGAAGTTGAAACAGATGCAGAAATCCCTGTCGGTACCATGCAATCCATTGAAGAAAAACTTCTGGAAACCGGTTTTGAAAGAATTATGGATTCCGCACATCAACTTGTTGAAAAAATCAAAAACCTAATCATTGTAAAGGTCCGTGAGCTGGATATTGATGAAGATTTCCTACTTTCCGAATTTTTAAGCTCAAAACTTCATAAAGACTATAGCTCGCTTTCAAAAACATTCTCCCAAAACGAGAATATTACCCTGGAACAGTTTTTTATTCTTCAAAAAATAGAAAAAGTAAAGGAACTACTTCTATATAATGAGTTCAACCTTACTGAAATTGCAGGAAAATTGGGTTACAAGAGTGTACAGCACCTTTCTTCTCAATTCCGAAATGTTACAGGTTTTACTCCTACTGAATTCAAGAAGTTAAAGGACCATCACAGAAAACCACTAGACAATCTTTAA
- a CDS encoding acyl-CoA thioesterase, with translation MNYHTRKWVKPEDLNPNHSLFGGRLLQWIDEEAALYAIIQLENTKVVTKFISEINFVSSAKQGDIIEIGIEASHFGSSSITLKCNVRNKMTHQTIITVDKIVMVNLDSDGNPAPHGKTQIEFVKDRLNSGQ, from the coding sequence ATGAACTATCATACTAGAAAATGGGTTAAACCCGAAGATTTAAATCCTAATCACTCTCTTTTCGGAGGAAGACTACTACAATGGATTGATGAAGAGGCTGCGCTATATGCTATTATTCAATTGGAAAACACAAAGGTTGTTACCAAGTTTATTTCAGAGATCAATTTCGTAAGCTCAGCAAAACAAGGTGACATTATAGAAATAGGAATTGAGGCATCTCATTTCGGCTCCTCTTCCATTACTCTAAAATGCAACGTTCGAAACAAAATGACCCATCAAACCATCATTACTGTTGATAAAATTGTGATGGTTAATCTGGACAGCGATGGAAATCCTGCTCCTCATGGTAAAACTCAAATTGAATTTGTAAAAGACAGATTAAATAGCGGACAATGA
- a CDS encoding DUF6157 family protein, producing MKQHTTNYINTFIEVAEDCPTFHAQIPPQKEEKTLANLQYEQISKHPYQYSSDDIIFDCYSFKNGISENEKQEARNQFFSKGQACLRSSPLAKRYGFGIHHNLEGKVAIFPIESEEYQKLLNDPSIAKTKAMRSKRK from the coding sequence ATGAAGCAACACACCACCAATTATATTAATACGTTCATTGAGGTTGCCGAAGACTGCCCGACTTTCCATGCACAAATACCGCCGCAAAAGGAAGAAAAAACCTTGGCCAATCTTCAATATGAACAAATCAGCAAACATCCTTATCAATATTCTTCCGATGATATTATTTTTGACTGTTATTCTTTTAAAAATGGTATTTCAGAGAATGAAAAACAGGAAGCCAGAAATCAATTCTTTTCCAAAGGTCAGGCTTGTCTACGATCCTCTCCCCTAGCCAAAAGATATGGATTTGGAATTCATCATAACCTTGAGGGAAAAGTGGCCATCTTTCCTATAGAAAGTGAAGAATATCAAAAACTGCTTAATGACCCCTCTATTGCGAAAACAAAAGCGATGCGCTCCAAAAGAAAATGA
- a CDS encoding RNA recognition motif domain-containing protein: protein MNIFVSNINYATKEYELHDLFAEFGDVSSAKIVTDRETGRSRGFGFVEMGDEEGKQAIEALNQKEFNGKTLNVSEAKPREEKPRRSFDNNRGGGYGNNRGGNGGGYGGNSRGGNGGGNRW, encoded by the coding sequence ATGAACATTTTTGTTTCAAACATCAATTACGCAACTAAAGAGTATGAGTTGCACGATCTATTCGCAGAATTTGGGGATGTATCATCAGCTAAAATCGTTACAGACAGAGAGACTGGTCGCTCTAGAGGTTTCGGTTTCGTAGAAATGGGTGATGAAGAAGGAAAGCAAGCTATTGAAGCTCTTAATCAAAAAGAATTCAACGGTAAAACATTAAACGTATCTGAAGCTAAGCCAAGAGAAGAGAAGCCAAGAAGAAGCTTTGACAACAACAGAGGTGGTGGTTACGGAAACAACCGTGGAGGTAACGGTGGTGGATACGGTGGAAATAGCCGTGGAGGTAACGGCGGTGGAAATCGTTGGTAA
- a CDS encoding BlaI/MecI/CopY family transcriptional regulator — MKINHLTAAEENFMKLFWKMESFYLKDVMEQHPEPKPHQNTVSTYLKILVEKGYLSTVKEGRIFKYTVIVPFEEYKKFLLKELSHNFFNDSGKEILEFLFNEKLISQNDLKGYFDLKIEIKPAKIIEEPKFEVAEEILNPKKEKKVKISKDKEKDKKKKKKKQ, encoded by the coding sequence ATGAAAATCAATCATCTTACTGCCGCAGAAGAAAACTTTATGAAGCTGTTTTGGAAAATGGAATCTTTCTATCTGAAGGACGTTATGGAGCAGCATCCGGAACCGAAACCACACCAAAACACGGTTTCCACATATTTGAAAATATTAGTTGAAAAAGGCTATTTATCTACAGTAAAGGAAGGAAGAATCTTTAAGTATACCGTAATTGTTCCTTTTGAAGAATATAAAAAATTCTTATTGAAAGAACTTTCGCACAACTTTTTTAATGATTCAGGAAAGGAAATTCTGGAGTTTTTATTCAATGAAAAATTAATATCACAGAATGACCTAAAAGGTTACTTTGATCTTAAAATTGAAATTAAGCCTGCAAAAATTATTGAGGAACCAAAGTTTGAGGTTGCTGAAGAGATATTAAATCCGAAGAAAGAAAAGAAAGTTAAAATCAGCAAGGATAAGGAAAAAGATAAAAAGAAGAAGAAAAAGAAACAATAA
- a CDS encoding phosphatase PAP2 family protein has translation MEEKKSSLLHKTSKVISDFFNPLVSLIIFFVYMSTREYTAKESFLYFLPVLLMIIIPVVVWLIWNVKTGRYTNMDVSNRVQRKTLYIFIAACVIAYLAFNYIKNGYIDLVMLFILILLFCLQVSNFFIKSSMHTSFNIFVAALFFTLDWKMGLIWLGIAILVGVTRVILKRHTVKEVFMGAGIAFMVSFIYLYCNIQFQH, from the coding sequence ATGGAAGAAAAAAAGTCTTCATTGCTGCATAAAACATCAAAGGTTATTTCCGATTTCTTCAATCCTCTGGTTTCCCTGATCATCTTTTTTGTTTACATGAGCACCAGAGAGTATACTGCTAAGGAATCTTTCCTTTACTTTCTTCCCGTATTACTAATGATCATCATTCCTGTCGTTGTTTGGCTGATATGGAATGTAAAAACCGGAAGATATACCAATATGGACGTCTCTAACCGCGTTCAGAGAAAGACATTATATATATTTATTGCAGCCTGTGTCATTGCCTATCTTGCTTTTAATTATATCAAGAATGGGTATATTGATCTGGTAATGCTATTTATTTTAATTCTGCTTTTTTGTCTTCAGGTCAGCAATTTTTTTATTAAAAGTTCCATGCATACTTCATTTAATATATTTGTAGCTGCATTATTTTTTACTTTAGACTGGAAAATGGGACTAATTTGGCTAGGAATAGCTATTTTGGTAGGGGTTACCAGGGTTATTTTAAAAAGACACACCGTAAAAGAAGTATTTATGGGTGCCGGAATAGCTTTTATGGTATCTTTTATTTATCTTTATTGCAATATACAATTTCAACATTAG
- a CDS encoding NIPSNAP family protein, with the protein MKQIFIVLLIVFGSSVFGQEASQKDSSPIHQLRIYEISKENKQIFLDRFRDHALRIMKKYGFTIVSIWESEFNEKTEFVYLLEWKDENVMKTAWQGFMTDKEWKDIKIQTAKQYGNFVNEIEDRILKLTDFSPEKRLLK; encoded by the coding sequence ATGAAACAAATATTTATTGTATTATTGATTGTTTTCGGGAGTTCGGTCTTTGGACAGGAGGCTTCCCAAAAAGATTCTTCTCCCATTCATCAATTAAGGATTTATGAGATTTCAAAGGAAAATAAACAGATATTTTTAGATCGGTTTAGAGATCATGCTCTTAGAATAATGAAGAAATATGGTTTTACGATTGTGTCAATATGGGAATCTGAGTTTAATGAAAAAACAGAGTTTGTTTATCTTCTTGAATGGAAAGACGAGAATGTAATGAAAACAGCGTGGCAAGGATTTATGACAGATAAAGAATGGAAAGACATTAAGATACAAACAGCAAAACAATATGGTAATTTTGTTAATGAAATTGAAGACAGAATTCTGAAACTTACGGATTTTTCCCCAGAAAAGAGGTTGTTGAAATAA
- the pdhA gene encoding pyruvate dehydrogenase (acetyl-transferring) E1 component subunit alpha, which produces MKEFSKEVYLKWYEDMTMWRRFEDKCRSLYLKQKIRGFLHLYNGQEAIPAGFTHAMDLTKDSMITAYRCHIHPMAMGVDPKRIMAELCGKATGTSGGMGGSMHIFSKEHRFYGGHGIVGGQIPLGAGIAFADKYFDRKAVNICFFGDGAARQGSLHETFNMAMNWKLPVVFVVENNQYAMGTSVKRTANHEDIYKLGLGYEMPCLAVDAMDPVKVAEAAYEAIERARRGDGPTFIEARTYRYRGHSMSDAEPYRSKEEVAIHKNDDPIELVKHRILENGWATEQELEAMDNKSRDFVEECIEFMENSPYPDAEKVYEYVYAQENYPFLDKLEN; this is translated from the coding sequence ATGAAAGAATTTTCTAAAGAGGTATACCTGAAGTGGTATGAAGATATGACAATGTGGAGAAGGTTTGAAGACAAATGCCGTTCTCTTTACCTAAAACAAAAGATCAGAGGATTTTTACATTTGTATAACGGTCAGGAAGCGATTCCTGCTGGTTTCACACATGCAATGGATCTGACAAAGGACAGCATGATTACTGCTTACAGATGCCACATCCATCCAATGGCGATGGGAGTAGATCCTAAGAGAATCATGGCAGAACTTTGCGGTAAAGCTACCGGAACTTCTGGTGGTATGGGTGGTTCTATGCACATTTTCAGCAAAGAACACCGTTTCTACGGAGGTCATGGTATTGTGGGAGGACAAATTCCTTTAGGAGCAGGTATTGCTTTTGCAGATAAATATTTTGACAGAAAAGCGGTGAATATCTGTTTCTTCGGAGATGGTGCTGCAAGACAAGGTTCATTGCATGAAACATTCAACATGGCAATGAACTGGAAACTTCCTGTAGTATTTGTTGTAGAAAACAACCAATATGCAATGGGAACTTCTGTAAAAAGAACTGCTAACCACGAAGATATCTATAAATTAGGATTAGGATACGAAATGCCTTGTCTTGCTGTAGATGCAATGGATCCTGTAAAAGTAGCTGAAGCTGCTTATGAGGCTATTGAAAGAGCAAGAAGAGGAGACGGGCCAACGTTCATTGAAGCAAGAACTTACCGTTACAGAGGACACTCTATGTCTGATGCTGAGCCTTATAGATCTAAGGAAGAAGTAGCAATTCACAAAAATGATGACCCAATCGAGTTGGTAAAACACAGAATTTTAGAAAACGGATGGGCTACAGAACAAGAATTGGAAGCTATGGATAACAAGTCTAGAGACTTTGTTGAAGAATGTATCGAATTCATGGAAAATTCTCCGTATCCAGATGCTGAGAAAGTATATGAATATGTGTACGCTCAGGAAAACTATCCATTCTTAGACAAATTAGAAAACTAA
- a CDS encoding pyruvate dehydrogenase complex dihydrolipoamide acetyltransferase: MAEVITMPRLSDTMTEGKVAKWHKKVGDKVKEGDILAEIETDKAVQDFESEVEGTLLYIGVEESAAAAVDSILAIIGNEGEDISGLIGGAAAPSAGSEATKSEEQPKTEAVETATADVPAGVEVITMPRLSDTMTEGKVAKWHKNVGDTVKEGDLLAEIETDKAVQDFESEFNGVLLKQGVEEGAGAPVDSVLAIIGPAGTDVSAVGVSKSAAQSSEKPTEQKTEAKTEEKTAPAVDSSSSERVAISPLAKKMAQDKGVDIHSVQGSGENGRIVKKDIENYQPSQAKPTASAPASSTAAAQVAVNFVQGEDTETPNSQVRNIIAKRLSESKFSAPHYYLMVEINMDKAIEARKEINSLPDTKISFNDMIIKATAIALRKHPQVNSSWAGDKIIHRGNINVGVAVAIPDGLVVPVLKNTDQMSYTQISASVKDMASRAKSKGLKANEMEGSTFSISNLGMFGIETFTSIINQPNSAILSVGAIIEKPIVKDGQIVVGNTMKLSLACDHRVVDGATGAQFLQTLRTYLESPLTLLL, encoded by the coding sequence ATGGCAGAAGTAATTACGATGCCCCGCCTTTCCGACACTATGACGGAAGGTAAAGTGGCGAAATGGCATAAAAAAGTAGGAGATAAAGTAAAGGAAGGAGATATTTTAGCTGAAATTGAAACTGACAAAGCTGTTCAGGATTTCGAATCTGAGGTAGAAGGTACTCTTTTATATATTGGTGTAGAAGAAAGCGCTGCTGCTGCTGTTGATTCTATTTTAGCAATCATCGGTAATGAGGGAGAAGATATTTCAGGCTTAATAGGTGGAGCAGCTGCTCCCAGTGCTGGTTCTGAAGCAACAAAATCAGAAGAACAACCTAAGACAGAAGCTGTTGAAACTGCTACAGCTGATGTTCCGGCAGGAGTAGAAGTTATTACTATGCCAAGACTTTCTGATACAATGACAGAAGGTAAAGTAGCTAAGTGGCACAAAAATGTTGGAGATACAGTAAAAGAAGGTGATCTTCTTGCTGAAATTGAAACAGATAAAGCAGTACAGGATTTCGAATCTGAATTCAATGGAGTACTATTGAAGCAAGGTGTAGAAGAAGGAGCTGGTGCTCCGGTTGATTCTGTATTGGCAATTATAGGCCCTGCAGGAACTGATGTTTCCGCTGTAGGAGTTTCAAAATCTGCTGCTCAATCTTCAGAAAAACCAACTGAACAAAAGACAGAAGCTAAAACTGAAGAGAAAACTGCTCCAGCTGTTGATTCTTCATCTTCTGAAAGAGTGGCAATTTCCCCACTAGCTAAGAAAATGGCTCAGGATAAAGGAGTTGATATTCACAGTGTTCAAGGTTCAGGAGAAAACGGAAGAATCGTTAAAAAAGATATTGAAAATTATCAGCCATCTCAGGCGAAACCAACTGCTTCAGCTCCGGCTTCAAGCACTGCTGCTGCACAAGTTGCAGTAAACTTCGTTCAGGGAGAAGATACAGAGACTCCAAACTCTCAGGTAAGAAATATTATTGCAAAACGTCTTTCTGAAAGTAAATTCTCTGCTCCTCACTACTATCTGATGGTTGAGATCAACATGGATAAAGCAATTGAGGCTAGAAAAGAAATCAATTCTTTACCGGATACGAAGATTTCATTCAATGATATGATCATTAAGGCAACAGCTATTGCTTTAAGAAAACACCCACAGGTAAATTCAAGCTGGGCTGGAGATAAGATCATTCACAGAGGAAATATCAACGTGGGTGTAGCAGTAGCTATTCCTGACGGATTGGTAGTTCCTGTATTGAAGAATACAGACCAAATGTCTTACACTCAGATTTCAGCCTCTGTAAAAGATATGGCTTCAAGAGCTAAGAGCAAAGGTCTTAAGGCTAATGAAATGGAAGGATCTACATTCTCTATTTCTAACCTTGGAATGTTCGGAATTGAAACATTTACAAGTATCATCAACCAACCTAACTCTGCGATCCTTTCAGTAGGAGCAATTATCGAGAAGCCAATCGTTAAGGATGGCCAGATCGTAGTTGGAAACACCATGAAGTTATCATTAGCGTGTGACCACAGAGTAGTAGACGGTGCTACAGGAGCTCAGTTCCTACAAACTTTAAGAACTTATTTAGAAAGCCCATTAACATTGTTACTGTAA
- a CDS encoding ABC transporter ATP-binding protein, translating into MIKARNIHKSYGNLEVLKGVDIHIKVGEVVSIVGESGAGKSTLLQILGTLDHPTQSGKFDTEIEIAGESFINMNDKQLSKFRNQNIGFVFQFHQLLPEFTALENVLLPTRIAGANEKESIEKAYALFEDLKIEQRLNHKPNQLSGGEAQRVAVARALINSPKIIFADEPTGNLDSKNADDLHRLFFDLRDKYNQTFVIVTHNPNLAEITDRKLVMKDGMIVE; encoded by the coding sequence ATGATTAAAGCAAGAAATATCCATAAATCTTATGGGAATTTAGAAGTACTGAAAGGAGTTGATATTCATATCAAGGTAGGAGAAGTTGTTTCTATTGTGGGAGAATCGGGAGCAGGTAAGTCGACATTGCTGCAGATTTTAGGAACCTTGGATCATCCAACGCAATCCGGAAAATTTGATACTGAAATTGAAATAGCAGGAGAATCATTTATTAATATGAATGACAAGCAGTTGTCGAAGTTCAGGAATCAGAATATTGGTTTTGTGTTTCAGTTTCATCAGCTTCTTCCGGAGTTTACCGCTTTGGAAAATGTGTTGCTTCCTACAAGGATTGCAGGAGCAAACGAGAAAGAATCTATTGAAAAGGCCTACGCTTTATTTGAAGATCTGAAAATTGAGCAAAGACTTAATCATAAACCTAACCAGCTTTCGGGTGGAGAAGCACAAAGGGTAGCTGTTGCAAGAGCTTTAATCAATTCACCTAAAATTATCTTTGCTGATGAGCCAACGGGAAATTTGGATTCAAAAAATGCAGATGATCTTCATAGGTTATTTTTTGACCTTAGAGATAAATATAATCAGACCTTTGTGATTGTAACGCATAATCCAAATCTTGCTGAAATTACAGACCGTAAACTCGTTATGAAAGATGGTATGATTGTAGAATAG
- a CDS encoding murein L,D-transpeptidase catalytic domain-containing protein, whose product MMKHFIFLLIFLISCSKIESQQTNAVDVPQSKILEIKSYIKDKDYNQDLAVFINFKISSGKYRYFIYDLKNDKIVQKAIVSHGSGSVTPQSNALKFSNIEGSYQSSLGKYEIGESYVGQFGKAYRLKGLDPTNNNAMKRAIVLHSFGCVPDVESRNPACLSLGCPMLSINAFKETAKLIDKSRQPIILYAFY is encoded by the coding sequence ATGATGAAACATTTTATTTTTCTTTTAATATTTTTAATTTCCTGTTCAAAAATTGAATCACAACAGACGAATGCAGTAGACGTGCCTCAATCAAAGATTTTGGAAATTAAAAGCTATATCAAGGATAAAGATTACAACCAGGACTTGGCTGTATTTATTAATTTCAAAATTTCATCAGGAAAATACCGCTATTTCATCTATGATCTGAAAAATGATAAAATAGTTCAAAAAGCTATAGTTTCTCATGGTTCAGGATCTGTAACTCCTCAGTCAAATGCTTTGAAATTCAGTAATATTGAGGGCTCATATCAATCTTCCTTAGGAAAATATGAAATTGGAGAAAGTTACGTAGGGCAATTTGGAAAAGCCTATCGTTTAAAAGGATTGGACCCAACCAATAATAATGCAATGAAAAGAGCCATTGTTCTTCATTCATTTGGGTGTGTTCCGGACGTGGAGTCTCGGAATCCTGCATGTTTAAGCTTAGGATGTCCAATGCTTTCCATAAATGCTTTTAAAGAAACGGCAAAGCTTATTGATAAATCAAGACAGCCGATTATTTTATATGCCTTCTACTAA